The following is a genomic window from Hydrogenobaculum sp. Y04AAS1.
TCGCTCAGTATCTTAGGTATATTTTTTACAAGCTCTTTCCAACCCCATCTGTATAAATCTTTGTAGGTTTTCTCTCCTTTTAAAAGCTCAAAAAACATATAAAGGGCTTTGTCTTGAGATAGTTTAAAAGATAACTCTTGGATGTTGTAAACTATGGAAGCGATTTTACCAGCGTAAACGAGATCTTCCAAAATGGTATTTTTTACAAACCTTTCATACAAAGAATGGGCGTCTTTTTTGGCAAGTTTTATGGCTCTTGCGCAAAGGCTCCCACTTAAGTATGCGTATCTTATACCCTCTCCTAGCAATGGGTCTACTATAGCCCCAGCGTCTCCTGTTAAAAATACCCTATCTCTTCCAAGTCTTAACTCTTGGGCTTTTGAGATAAAAGGTATAAACCAAGATTTTATGCGATATTTTGATATATCAATAGGAAATAGCTTATGGTTCTTTGTATAAGCTTTAAAGATATTTAAAAGATCTTCTTTTTCAGCGGTGGCTATACCTATATTTACAAACTCCCCTTGGGGGAAATACCATCCGTAGCCTTTTTTTACAACGCCTATATCTATCAAAACCT
Proteins encoded in this region:
- a CDS encoding geranylgeranyl reductase family protein, which gives rise to MERYDVIVIGGGPAGAGASYELADAGAKVLVIEKAKYPRPKLCAGCISKRSVDLFPAFNIKNSIKGGILGFKGQEFVEKVSDECAVIVDREEFDHFLISKAQEKGAHLLEEITAKDIELTPTVRKVITDKGVFEADYVIGADGYHSITRKSIACKSASRKFFIAMEVKVPKDMFKDFKEDEVLIDIGVVKKGYGWYFPQGEFVNIGIATAEKEDLLNIFKAYTKNHKLFPIDISKYRIKSWFIPFISKAQELRLGRDRVFLTGDAGAIVDPLLGEGIRYAYLSGSLCARAIKLAKKDAHSLYERFVKNTILEDLVYAGKIASIVYNIQELSFKLSQDKALYMFFELLKGEKTYKDLYRWGWKELVKNIPKILSEMI